The following are from one region of the Phormidium sp. PBR-2020 genome:
- a CDS encoding DGQHR domain-containing protein: protein MPTPYSTENPSPHQHNPDTVLVQKTQMGNTEAYLASVSLTWLAERVGFAAELPLFQQQRDPKTANISINPETIDRLYQRPLNWSRQAPLTEYLAGRRDRKFPPLLAVISPDWVDNPQASQWGDNGRATQSATDFTPLTDIPNIGHLNLSPSISIFALDGQHRLMGIQGLMTLLQTGTLQPLSRSQKPTGTPLNLDHLAAANNTTPAAMQDLAQETLGIELIPAVLPGETREDARQRIRSIFVHVNLMAVKLSKGQVTLLDEDDGFAIISRQIAVTHPLLRDDDSRPPRINWDGVSVSAKSQVLTTLQSLRDMTVGYLTPRFPHWLADYPGTIPPRPTADDLAEGLSELMRLWDGLATLPSYKRMELGVETLYLRRFSFESGSGEGNLLFRPVGQVALAQALGVVVFQRHIAVVEALNRLQKFDDDGGFTSIELPQSLWYGVLYDPNKRRIRVSGKDLARKLLIYVLGGMSENQEIADLRLDLAKARTFENRAVSFDGKFVTPREVGMPPKVQL from the coding sequence ATGCCAACGCCGTATTCTACCGAAAATCCATCCCCCCACCAGCATAACCCAGACACAGTCCTCGTGCAGAAGACTCAGATGGGAAACACCGAAGCCTACCTAGCATCAGTCAGCCTCACCTGGCTAGCCGAACGAGTTGGCTTTGCCGCAGAACTCCCCCTATTCCAGCAGCAACGAGACCCAAAAACTGCCAACATCTCCATCAACCCAGAGACCATCGACCGCCTTTACCAACGTCCCCTCAACTGGTCACGGCAAGCCCCCCTCACAGAATATCTTGCCGGACGGCGCGATCGCAAATTTCCGCCCCTCCTCGCCGTCATCAGTCCCGACTGGGTAGACAACCCCCAAGCCAGCCAATGGGGAGACAACGGACGGGCCACGCAATCCGCCACCGACTTTACCCCCCTAACCGACATCCCAAACATCGGCCATCTCAACCTCTCCCCATCCATCTCCATCTTCGCCTTAGACGGACAACATCGACTCATGGGAATCCAAGGCCTGATGACCCTACTGCAAACCGGAACCCTGCAACCCCTCAGTCGTAGCCAGAAACCCACCGGAACCCCCCTCAACCTCGACCACCTCGCCGCCGCCAACAACACCACCCCCGCCGCCATGCAAGACTTGGCCCAGGAAACCCTCGGGATTGAGTTGATTCCCGCCGTCTTACCTGGAGAAACCCGAGAAGACGCCAGACAGCGTATCCGCTCAATTTTCGTCCATGTCAACCTCATGGCCGTGAAACTCAGCAAAGGTCAAGTTACCCTATTAGACGAAGACGATGGATTTGCCATTATCAGCCGTCAAATCGCCGTCACCCATCCCCTCCTTCGAGATGACGACAGCCGGCCCCCCCGCATCAACTGGGATGGGGTTAGTGTCTCCGCGAAATCCCAAGTCCTCACCACCCTCCAGTCCTTGCGAGACATGACCGTTGGCTATTTAACGCCTCGCTTTCCCCATTGGCTAGCCGACTACCCCGGAACCATTCCCCCACGTCCCACCGCCGACGACTTAGCCGAAGGATTATCCGAATTGATGCGTCTCTGGGATGGTTTGGCGACCCTTCCGAGTTACAAACGCATGGAATTGGGAGTCGAAACTCTATATCTACGACGATTCAGCTTTGAAAGCGGTTCAGGCGAGGGAAATCTCCTCTTTCGTCCCGTCGGACAAGTGGCTTTAGCGCAAGCTTTAGGAGTTGTCGTGTTTCAACGTCACATCGCTGTCGTTGAAGCCTTGAATCGTCTCCAGAAGTTTGATGATGACGGCGGCTTTACGTCGATAGAATTGCCTCAATCCTTGTGGTATGGCGTCCTCTATGACCCCAACAAACGCCGGATTCGTGTTTCAGGCAAAGACTTAGCTCGGAAATTACTCATTTATGTTTTGGGCGGAATGTCAGAAAATCAAGAGATTGCTGATTTACGGCTGGATTTAGCCAAGGCCCGGACATTTGAAAATCGTGCTGTGAGTTTTGATGGCAAGTTTGTCACGCCGCGAGAAGTGGGGATGCCCCCCAAAGTCCAGTTATAG
- the dndC gene encoding DNA phosphorothioation system sulfurtransferase DndC, which produces MTEFKLEISSLETRTVEEFFEDLKKIKTEIQELYKENQIPWVLGYSGGKDSTATVQLVWSAIAELPKHQRHKTVHVITTDTLVENPIVSAWVTRSLELMDEAAEQQSLPFQPHLLKPSVKNTFWVCLMGKGYPAPRNKFRWCTSRLKVDPSNRFIRDVVRENGEAIVVLGTRKTESISRAIIMEKRDKKRVQERLCPHPNLPNSLLYTPIEEWRTDEVWTYLMQGENPWGYSNKQLYKMYRGATADTECPLVIDSSTPSCGSSRFGCWVCTLVNQDKSMEAMIQNDDEKEWMQPLLDIRNELDLKNDRNRRDFRRIHGNVQLFERNKNGEISVEPIPGPYTKKWREHWLRRVLEAQETVRRTAPPEMRDITLITTEELSEIRRIWLEEKHEFDDRLPTVYREITGKPFKDPRPGADQSLLGLDEWNILEDLSDGDAMELELMAKLLDTERQYHTKLNRKGIYDALEKCFETSSRSPEEAIANAHRKRELKEAAAAGDVAKVKQLTWSDLKFGDSPDS; this is translated from the coding sequence ATGACTGAATTCAAACTAGAAATATCAAGTCTTGAAACTCGAACAGTCGAAGAATTTTTTGAAGATCTAAAAAAAATCAAGACTGAAATCCAAGAATTGTACAAAGAGAACCAAATTCCTTGGGTTTTGGGGTACTCAGGTGGTAAAGATAGTACAGCTACTGTTCAATTGGTATGGTCAGCAATTGCTGAGTTGCCAAAACATCAAAGACACAAAACTGTGCATGTTATCACAACAGATACTTTGGTAGAAAACCCGATTGTATCAGCTTGGGTGACACGTTCGTTGGAGCTTATGGATGAAGCAGCAGAGCAGCAAAGCCTTCCTTTCCAACCTCACCTTTTAAAGCCATCAGTTAAAAATACATTTTGGGTCTGTTTAATGGGGAAGGGCTACCCAGCACCTAGAAATAAATTTAGGTGGTGTACAAGTCGCCTAAAGGTGGATCCTTCAAATCGCTTTATTCGAGATGTTGTAAGAGAAAATGGAGAAGCAATTGTTGTCCTGGGAACTCGAAAAACAGAAAGCATTAGTCGTGCAATTATCATGGAGAAACGTGATAAAAAACGCGTTCAAGAAAGACTTTGCCCACATCCTAATCTTCCCAATTCACTTTTGTACACTCCTATTGAAGAATGGAGAACTGATGAAGTTTGGACATATTTAATGCAGGGCGAAAATCCTTGGGGATATAGCAATAAGCAACTCTATAAAATGTATCGTGGAGCTACGGCAGATACGGAGTGTCCTTTGGTCATTGATTCTAGTACCCCAAGTTGTGGTAGTTCTCGTTTTGGCTGCTGGGTCTGCACATTGGTTAATCAAGATAAATCAATGGAGGCAATGATCCAAAACGATGACGAAAAAGAATGGATGCAACCACTTCTAGATATCCGCAACGAACTGGATCTCAAAAATGACCGCAATCGCCGTGACTTTAGACGTATCCACGGAAATGTTCAACTCTTTGAGCGCAACAAAAACGGAGAAATTTCCGTTGAACCTATCCCCGGACCCTACACCAAAAAATGGCGAGAACATTGGCTGAGACGCGTTCTCGAAGCACAGGAAACCGTCCGTCGAACCGCTCCCCCCGAAATGCGGGACATTACCCTCATCACCACCGAAGAACTTAGCGAAATTCGGCGGATTTGGCTCGAAGAAAAACATGAATTCGACGATCGCCTGCCCACAGTATACCGAGAAATCACCGGCAAACCCTTCAAAGACCCTCGGCCCGGTGCCGACCAATCTCTCCTCGGACTCGACGAGTGGAACATCCTCGAAGACCTCTCCGACGGAGACGCCATGGAACTTGAACTCATGGCCAAACTCCTCGACACCGAACGCCAGTATCACACCAAACTCAACCGCAAGGGAATCTACGACGCCTTAGAAAAATGCTTCGAGACCAGTTCCCGTTCCCCCGAAGAAGCCATCGCCAACGCTCACCGGAAACGGGAACTCAAAGAAGCCGCCGCCGCTGGAGATGTGGCCAAAGTTAAACAACTGACTTGGTCAGATCTCAAATTCGGCGACTCCCCAGACTCCTAA
- a CDS encoding GAF domain-containing protein has translation MSNFLCPCCSYPLLGYVRQGTLRWFCPRCHQEMPYGTVETTHLSHATVVENHQLQPVGEEPVSPSRQVLAPVESQETTIAKPISERFSDQFPALLHETVDGVRKILRADRVILCRTTRKWETTVVAESHAPGRSSMLKCRLGRFFSAEEILQFQEGKLQAIADLNSMDLDRCPTKILECFFEVSAKLVVPVRLEEMQGLSLWGLLAVHQCYTPRNWSQREIDTTLLLAQQLARSLERDRRYCELQAAHEALRETAFIHEEQLLRPLPRPELPPPDTSSESVSPSTAMTVSPDELLKSYVAYYLSRGKGIMSPHQGSLGFPGAVYGYEGYRFEFENFWRRLQQRADFRKLYLMGDMRCFEHFLEESYTVLECQRCHLPIPTRYGRVYDGPECTLCDDCPTKWAKSEPRMAATRVLAVGETPTRLRETQQLFRQNRYEVQFVETPQEALSQSLGSSVDMVTLQGDLSEAQGRNWASQLRQDSRFASLPILGLSDRAGYGLPWMLHPLELQHYLLPPLSGEHLVRYLRSRDREQTSLLHWFPR, from the coding sequence ATGTCGAATTTTCTATGTCCTTGTTGTTCTTATCCTTTATTGGGCTATGTCCGTCAAGGGACGTTGCGCTGGTTCTGTCCTCGTTGTCATCAGGAAATGCCTTATGGAACGGTGGAAACGACGCATTTGTCCCATGCAACTGTTGTAGAAAATCATCAGCTTCAACCGGTGGGTGAGGAGCCGGTATCTCCGAGTCGTCAGGTGCTGGCGCCGGTTGAGTCTCAGGAGACGACAATAGCCAAGCCGATTTCAGAGCGTTTTTCGGATCAGTTTCCGGCCCTGTTACATGAGACGGTCGATGGGGTACGAAAAATTTTGCGTGCGGACCGGGTGATTCTGTGCCGGACGACTCGGAAGTGGGAGACGACGGTGGTGGCGGAGTCTCATGCACCGGGACGTTCATCGATGCTTAAATGCCGTTTAGGTCGCTTTTTTAGTGCTGAGGAGATTCTACAGTTTCAGGAGGGAAAACTCCAGGCGATCGCGGATTTAAATTCGATGGATCTCGATCGCTGTCCGACGAAGATTTTAGAGTGCTTTTTTGAGGTTTCAGCGAAGTTGGTGGTTCCTGTGCGTTTGGAAGAAATGCAGGGATTGTCGTTGTGGGGACTTTTGGCGGTGCATCAGTGTTATACGCCTCGCAATTGGTCGCAGCGGGAGATTGATACGACGCTGTTGTTGGCACAGCAGTTGGCGCGATCGTTGGAGCGCGATCGCCGCTATTGTGAGTTACAAGCGGCTCATGAGGCCTTACGGGAGACGGCGTTTATTCATGAAGAGCAGTTATTGCGTCCTCTACCTCGGCCGGAGTTACCCCCCCCAGATACATCGAGTGAGTCGGTGTCTCCGTCTACGGCGATGACGGTTTCGCCGGATGAGTTACTGAAAAGCTATGTGGCGTACTATCTCAGTCGCGGTAAGGGGATTATGAGTCCTCATCAGGGAAGTCTGGGGTTTCCGGGTGCGGTGTATGGCTATGAAGGCTATCGCTTTGAGTTTGAGAACTTCTGGCGGCGACTGCAACAGCGTGCGGATTTTCGTAAGCTTTATTTGATGGGGGATATGCGTTGTTTTGAGCATTTCTTGGAGGAGAGTTATACAGTGTTGGAATGTCAACGCTGTCATCTGCCGATTCCCACTCGTTATGGTCGTGTTTATGATGGCCCGGAATGTACGTTATGTGATGACTGTCCAACGAAGTGGGCCAAGTCTGAACCCAGGATGGCGGCGACGCGGGTGTTAGCGGTGGGTGAGACGCCGACGCGGTTGCGAGAAACCCAGCAGTTGTTCCGACAAAATCGTTATGAGGTGCAGTTTGTGGAGACGCCTCAGGAGGCGTTGAGTCAGTCGTTGGGGAGTTCGGTTGATATGGTGACGCTTCAGGGAGATCTCAGTGAGGCCCAAGGCCGCAATTGGGCCAGTCAGCTACGTCAGGATTCCCGTTTTGCGAGTTTGCCAATTTTGGGGTTGAGCGATCGCGCGGGGTATGGTTTACCCTGGATGTTGCACCCGCTGGAGTTACAGCATTATCTGTTACCTCCGCTGAGTGGGGAGCATTTGGTGCGGTATTTGCGATCGCGCGATCGCGAGCAAACCTCATTATTACATTGGTTTCCCCGTTAG
- a CDS encoding magnesium chelatase subunit H — MFTHVKPTVRHIQAPDDLNGRTLIKVVYVVLESQYQSALSAAAQAINANNPNLAIELSGYLIEELRDPENCEDLKRDVAQANIFIGSLIFIEDLAEKVIEAVQPARDNLDAAIVFPSMPDVMRLNKLGSFSMAQLGQSKSAIAQFMRKRKEQSGASFQDGMLKLLRTLPKVLKYMPVDKAQDARNFMLSFQYWLGGSPDNLENFLLMLADKYVLPEGNRGVTYNDPVVYPDMGIWHPLAPQMFEDVKEYLNWYNSRRDISDDHKDPLAPTVGLVLQRTHLVTGDDAHYVAMVQEFESLGARVIPIFSGGLDFSQPVNKFFWEQGETDNPNNKAFVDVVVSLTGFALVGGPARQDHPKAIDSLKRLNCPYMVALPLVFQTTEEWEDSDLGLHPIQVALQIAIPELDGAIEPIVLSGRDGATGKAHAMQDRIEAVATRAMKWANLRRKPKLHKKVAITIFSFPPDKGNVGTAAYLDVFGSIHEVATALQRNGYRIEDLPENPQELMNAVIHDATAQYASPELNVAYRMPVDEYENLTPYAKRLEENWGAAPGTLNSDGQNLLVYGKQFGNLFIGVQPTFGYEGDPMRLLFSRSASPHHGFAAYYTYLEQIWQADAVLHFGTHGSLEFMPGKQMGMSGMCYPDSLIGNIPNLYYYAANNPSEATIAKRRSYAETISYLTPPAENAGLYKGLKELGELVGSYQTLKDGGRGIPIVNTIVEKARMVNLDKDIDFPEADAKDLSQDERDTIVGLVYKQLMEIESRLLPCGLHVIGKPPTAEEAVATLVSIASIDREEEGIVGLPSLLAQSLDRNIQDIYSNNDKGVLADVELNQKIVEATRECVGAMVAEKTDSDGRVRLENLGNWLQRMIKDEPWYEVLKAAGFHRVDKEALDKLIEYLNFCLKQVCADNELGSLLRALEGEYVLPGPGGDPIRNPDVLPTGKNIHALDPQAIPTAAAVQAAKIVVDRLVERQRQENGNEYPETIACVLWGTDNIKTYGESLAQIMWMVGVKPVPDALGRVNKLDLIPLEELGRPRIDVVVNCSGVFRDLFVNQMALLDKAIKMAAEADEPVEMNFVRKHAIKQAEEMGINLRQAATRVFSNASGSYAANINLAVENSTWEEESELQEMYLTRKSFAFNADNPGMMEQDRKVFESALSTADATFQNLDSSEISLTDVSHYFDSDPTKVVSKLRKDGKKPNSYIADTTTANAQVRSLSETVRLDSRTKMLNPKWYEGMLSHGYEGVRELSKRLVNTMGWSATADAVDNWVYEEANDTFIKDKEMQERLMNLNPHSFRKMVGTLLEVHGRGYWETSDENLERLMELYQQVEDRIEGVE, encoded by the coding sequence ATGTTCACCCACGTCAAGCCCACCGTTCGCCACATTCAGGCACCCGACGACCTCAACGGTCGCACCCTAATCAAGGTGGTCTATGTCGTGCTCGAATCGCAATATCAGAGTGCCTTGTCCGCCGCCGCCCAAGCCATCAACGCCAACAACCCCAACCTGGCCATCGAACTGAGCGGCTACCTCATCGAAGAACTGCGCGACCCTGAAAACTGCGAAGACCTGAAACGGGATGTCGCCCAAGCCAACATCTTCATCGGCTCCCTCATCTTCATCGAAGACCTCGCCGAAAAAGTCATCGAAGCCGTCCAGCCCGCTCGCGACAACCTCGACGCCGCCATCGTCTTCCCCTCCATGCCCGACGTCATGCGGCTCAACAAACTCGGCAGCTTTTCCATGGCGCAACTTGGACAATCCAAAAGCGCCATCGCCCAGTTCATGAGAAAGCGCAAAGAGCAATCCGGCGCCTCCTTCCAAGACGGAATGCTCAAACTGCTGCGCACCCTGCCCAAAGTCCTCAAATACATGCCCGTGGACAAAGCCCAGGACGCGCGCAACTTCATGCTTAGCTTCCAATACTGGCTTGGCGGTTCCCCCGACAACCTGGAAAACTTCCTACTGATGCTGGCCGACAAATACGTCCTGCCCGAAGGAAACCGGGGCGTCACCTACAACGACCCCGTCGTCTACCCCGACATGGGCATCTGGCATCCCCTCGCCCCCCAGATGTTCGAAGACGTCAAAGAATACCTCAACTGGTATAACTCCCGTCGGGACATCAGCGACGACCACAAAGACCCCCTCGCCCCCACCGTTGGCCTCGTCCTACAACGCACCCACCTGGTCACCGGAGACGACGCCCACTACGTCGCCATGGTTCAAGAATTTGAATCCCTCGGCGCCCGCGTTATCCCCATCTTTTCCGGTGGCTTAGACTTCTCCCAACCCGTCAACAAATTCTTCTGGGAACAAGGAGAAACCGATAACCCCAACAACAAAGCCTTCGTCGATGTCGTCGTCTCCCTAACCGGCTTCGCCCTCGTTGGCGGTCCCGCCCGTCAAGACCATCCCAAAGCCATCGACTCCCTCAAGCGGCTCAACTGCCCCTACATGGTCGCCCTACCCCTCGTCTTCCAAACCACCGAAGAATGGGAAGATAGCGACCTAGGATTGCACCCGATTCAAGTCGCCCTACAAATCGCCATCCCCGAACTCGACGGGGCCATCGAACCCATCGTTCTCTCGGGACGAGATGGGGCAACCGGCAAGGCCCACGCCATGCAAGACCGCATCGAAGCGGTTGCAACCCGGGCCATGAAATGGGCCAACCTGCGGCGTAAACCCAAACTGCACAAAAAAGTTGCCATCACCATCTTCAGCTTCCCCCCCGACAAAGGCAACGTAGGAACCGCCGCCTATCTCGATGTCTTCGGCAGCATTCACGAAGTGGCCACCGCCCTGCAACGCAACGGCTACCGCATCGAAGACCTACCCGAGAATCCCCAAGAGTTGATGAACGCGGTTATCCATGATGCCACCGCCCAATATGCCAGCCCGGAACTCAACGTGGCCTATCGGATGCCCGTTGACGAATACGAAAACCTCACCCCCTACGCCAAACGCCTAGAGGAAAACTGGGGGGCGGCACCGGGAACCCTCAACAGCGACGGGCAAAACCTGTTGGTCTACGGTAAACAGTTCGGCAACCTGTTCATCGGCGTCCAACCCACCTTTGGCTACGAAGGCGACCCGATGCGGTTGTTGTTTAGCCGGTCTGCCAGTCCTCACCATGGTTTCGCCGCCTACTACACCTATCTCGAACAAATTTGGCAAGCCGACGCGGTTCTCCACTTTGGCACCCATGGTTCCCTGGAGTTCATGCCCGGCAAACAAATGGGAATGTCGGGAATGTGCTACCCCGATAGTCTGATTGGCAACATTCCCAACCTTTACTACTACGCCGCCAACAACCCCAGTGAAGCCACCATCGCCAAACGCCGCAGCTACGCTGAAACCATTTCCTACCTCACCCCACCGGCGGAAAATGCCGGCCTGTATAAAGGTCTCAAAGAACTCGGCGAACTGGTGGGGTCCTACCAAACCCTCAAAGATGGCGGACGGGGCATTCCCATCGTCAACACCATTGTCGAGAAAGCCCGCATGGTCAATCTCGACAAAGATATCGACTTCCCCGAAGCCGATGCCAAAGACCTCAGTCAAGATGAACGGGATACCATCGTCGGCTTAGTCTACAAGCAACTAATGGAAATTGAGTCGCGGTTATTGCCCTGTGGCTTACACGTCATCGGTAAACCCCCGACAGCGGAAGAAGCCGTCGCCACCCTGGTCAGTATCGCCAGCATTGACCGGGAAGAAGAAGGCATTGTGGGTCTCCCCAGCCTCTTGGCCCAAAGTCTCGACCGCAACATCCAAGACATTTACAGCAACAACGATAAAGGGGTTCTCGCCGATGTGGAGTTGAACCAGAAAATCGTTGAGGCGACTCGTGAATGCGTTGGGGCCATGGTGGCCGAGAAAACCGACAGCGATGGTCGGGTGCGTCTGGAGAATCTGGGCAACTGGCTGCAACGGATGATTAAGGATGAACCCTGGTATGAGGTTCTTAAAGCGGCTGGCTTCCATCGGGTGGATAAAGAGGCTTTAGATAAGCTGATTGAGTATCTCAACTTCTGTCTCAAGCAGGTTTGTGCCGACAACGAACTGGGGTCTCTGTTGCGGGCCTTGGAAGGGGAATATGTGCTACCGGGTCCTGGTGGTGACCCCATCCGCAACCCCGATGTCTTGCCCACGGGTAAAAATATCCATGCCCTCGACCCCCAAGCGATTCCCACGGCGGCAGCGGTTCAAGCGGCTAAGATTGTGGTTGACCGCTTGGTGGAACGCCAACGCCAGGAAAACGGCAATGAGTATCCTGAAACCATCGCCTGTGTGCTTTGGGGAACGGACAACATCAAGACCTATGGGGAATCCTTGGCCCAAATCATGTGGATGGTTGGGGTGAAACCGGTTCCTGATGCCTTGGGACGGGTGAACAAGTTAGACTTGATTCCCTTAGAGGAGTTGGGCCGTCCTCGGATTGATGTGGTGGTCAACTGTTCTGGGGTCTTCCGTGACTTGTTTGTGAATCAGATGGCCTTGTTGGATAAGGCGATTAAGATGGCTGCCGAAGCGGATGAACCCGTGGAGATGAACTTTGTTCGCAAACACGCCATTAAACAAGCCGAGGAGATGGGGATTAACCTGCGTCAAGCGGCGACTCGGGTCTTCTCCAATGCGTCAGGGTCTTATGCGGCGAACATCAACCTGGCGGTGGAAAATAGCACTTGGGAGGAAGAGTCGGAGTTACAAGAGATGTATCTGACTCGTAAGTCCTTCGCCTTTAATGCGGATAATCCCGGCATGATGGAACAAGACCGCAAGGTGTTTGAGTCGGCCCTATCCACGGCGGATGCGACGTTCCAAAACTTGGATTCTTCGGAAATCAGTTTGACGGATGTGTCCCACTACTTCGACTCTGACCCCACGAAGGTGGTCTCGAAGTTACGTAAGGATGGCAAGAAGCCCAATTCTTATATTGCTGATACGACGACGGCGAATGCCCAGGTTCGCAGTCTCTCGGAAACGGTGCGTCTGGATTCCCGGACGAAGATGCTGAACCCGAAATGGTATGAGGGGATGTTGTCTCATGGCTATGAGGGGGTTCGGGAACTCTCGAAACGCCTGGTGAACACCATGGGTTGGTCGGCGACGGCGGACGCGGTGGATAACTGGGTCTATGAGGAAGCCAATGACACCTTTATTAAGGATAAGGAGATGCAGGAACGCCTGATGAATCTCAATCCTCATTCGTTCCGCAAGATGGTGGGAACGTTGCTGGAGGTCCATGGCCGTGGTTATTGGGAAACCAGTGATGAGAACTTGGAACGTCTGATGGAGTTGTATCAACAGGTTGAGGACCGGATTGAGGGGGTTGAGTAG
- a CDS encoding DMT family transporter, giving the protein MSSSVNMSQGAIADLTKEVKKGDRLALISLCIALISVSFAPIFIKLSELELGANATVFNRLFFFFIIFGFGRFCQSRISPTEPVKEIQAITRQQWLLLIGVGAVAITSLVLWAISLQYTTVAKSMLLNNLTPIFTSLGSWLWFGKTFDRRFLIGMTIALVGAIALGLEDINGSAGTLLGDSYALLSAVFLGLYFLIVEQLRSRFSATTILLWRCGIGSILLLPLVFLMEGQLFPQTLNTWLAVLGLALISEGLGQRLLAQSMDKLSSSFVSLFLLLEPMVSALLAWCIFNEALNLITGIAFIIVFSGIYLAKTSQAAVAE; this is encoded by the coding sequence ATGTCGAGTTCCGTGAATATGTCTCAGGGAGCGATCGCCGACTTAACAAAAGAAGTCAAAAAGGGCGATCGCCTAGCCCTAATCAGTCTCTGTATCGCCTTAATCTCAGTCTCCTTTGCCCCAATCTTTATCAAGTTAAGCGAACTGGAACTCGGAGCCAACGCCACGGTCTTCAACCGTTTATTCTTCTTCTTTATTATCTTCGGTTTCGGTCGTTTCTGCCAAAGCCGAATCTCGCCAACCGAGCCAGTCAAAGAGATTCAAGCCATCACGCGCCAGCAATGGCTGCTCCTAATTGGCGTGGGTGCCGTTGCCATCACCTCATTAGTTTTATGGGCAATTTCCTTGCAATATACCACCGTTGCCAAAAGTATGTTGCTCAACAACCTAACCCCCATCTTTACAAGTTTAGGAAGTTGGCTCTGGTTCGGCAAAACATTTGACCGTCGCTTTCTAATTGGCATGACCATTGCCCTCGTCGGAGCGATCGCCCTAGGACTCGAAGACATTAACGGCAGTGCCGGAACCCTCCTCGGAGACAGCTACGCCCTTCTCTCCGCCGTCTTCTTAGGACTGTACTTTCTCATCGTCGAACAACTGCGATCGCGCTTCAGTGCCACCACCATCCTCCTCTGGCGTTGCGGAATCGGCAGCATCCTGCTTCTCCCCCTCGTGTTCCTCATGGAAGGACAACTCTTTCCCCAAACACTCAACACCTGGCTAGCCGTCCTCGGACTCGCCCTCATCAGCGAAGGCTTAGGCCAACGACTTCTCGCCCAGAGTATGGACAAACTCTCCTCGAGTTTCGTCTCCCTCTTTCTCCTCCTCGAACCCATGGTGAGTGCCCTCCTCGCCTGGTGTATCTTTAACGAAGCCCTGAACCTAATCACCGGCATCGCCTTTATCATCGTCTTTAGCGGCATCTATCTCGCCAAAACCAGCCAAGCCGCCGTCGCCGAATAA